The genomic DNA CAGCAGGATGGAAGGCACGTCCTTGGTGCCATTGTTCACCTTGCCGTTGATGCGCTCGGCTGGCGGCTTCTCGCCGCGCAGCAGCGCCACGGCCACCTCGGCGGCGATCTCCGCCTCGAGCTTGATGGCCAGGTAGACCGTCATGTACTGCTCGCCCGTGAGGATGCGCTGGACGGCCGTCAGCTCCGCGTCCTGGCCCGTCACGGGGGGCAAGGGGTCGATGCCCGCGGCCTTCATCGCCGCGATGGCGCCACTGGCCATGCCGTCGTTGGCCGAGTACACGCCGATGATCTTGTCCTTGCCGAGCCGGATGATGGCCTGCTCCATCTCCTGCTGGGCCTTGTCGGGGCTCCAGTCCGGGGTGTCGTACTCGGCGCCCACCGTGAGGCCGCTGCCATCGATGATGCCGTGGGCGCCGGACTTGTAGTACCGGGAGCTGTCGTCGGTGGGCGCGCCGTGGAGCATCACGATGGAGCCCTGCGTCTTGCCATCCGCCTTGAGCTTGTCCACCAGGGCCTGGCCCTGCAACCTGCCCACCTGCTCGTTGTCGAAGGAGACGTAGTAGTCCACGTCCGCGTTGAGGATGAGGCGCTCGTAGCTGAGCACCGCCACCTTCGACTGGCGGGCGCGCGCGACGATCGCCGCCGCGGAGCCGGAGTCCACTGGATCCAGCACGAGGACCTTGGCGCCGTTGACCAGGGCGGCTTCGGCCTGATCCTGCTGCTTGGCGACGCTCTGGTCGGCATTGCTGTAGAGCACCTCGCAGTCAGGGCACAGCTCCTTCACGCGGCGCTCGAAATGCGGCCGGTCATGGCTCTCGTAGCGCGCTGTCTTGGATTCCGGCAGCAACAGGGCGATCTTCCCGCCCGAGGGGGCCTTGGCCGGAGCCATGGCGCCTGGAGCCTCGGGCTGATCGCGCTTGCATCCGTGAGCCGCGAGCAGCAGTGCGGCGAGCAGTCCCGCGGTGCGGCGGGCGGACAGGGAGGAGGCTGGGTTCATGAGTGGGTGTCTTGGAGTGGGGGTAGACCGGTCAGTCCGCCCGGAGGTTACACGTCTATCGAGGGCAAGACGGAGTACACCGAGGGCGGCGCCGTGCAGGTGTCCACTCTGGCCGCGGCGTCTCCCCGGGAAGAACCCCTTTTCTCCACCTTGGAAGCCTGCTTCTCCGACTGAACGGGTGGATGCCATACACGGGGTTCTTGTGAACCCACGGGCCCGGCACGCTCCTTGAACTTCCCTTGGGCAAGAGGGGGGAGTTCCATGCGTGTCATTCCGTGGACGGTAGTGGTCGTGTGTCTGCTCGGCGCCTGTACTCCAACGGGGAGCACCTCGCGAGAACCCGAGGCGCCGCCTCCCGCTCCAGCGTCGCCCTCGGCGCCGGAGCCGAGCGGGCCCGAGCAGGAGATTCCCCCGCCGCCGCCGTGGACGCCCGCTTGGACCGAGCTGCAGTCGCAGGTGGAGAACTTCGAGCTCACCTTCGACGAGACCACGTGGCAGCTCATCAACGAGCCGAGCACCTCGGAGGACTACGCGCCCGGTCGTTTCAAGGCGCGGGGGGTGGAGTACGAGGTGGGGATGCGCCTGCGCGGCGATCAGGCCTTCTTCCACCCGAAGAAGAGCTGGAAGGTGGAGCTGCCCGAGGGGCAGGAGCTCGATGGGG from Melittangium boletus DSM 14713 includes the following:
- a CDS encoding sugar ABC transporter substrate-binding protein; translation: MNPASSLSARRTAGLLAALLLAAHGCKRDQPEAPGAMAPAKAPSGGKIALLLPESKTARYESHDRPHFERRVKELCPDCEVLYSNADQSVAKQQDQAEAALVNGAKVLVLDPVDSGSAAAIVARARQSKVAVLSYERLILNADVDYYVSFDNEQVGRLQGQALVDKLKADGKTQGSIVMLHGAPTDDSSRYYKSGAHGIIDGSGLTVGAEYDTPDWSPDKAQQEMEQAIIRLGKDKIIGVYSANDGMASGAIAAMKAAGIDPLPPVTGQDAELTAVQRILTGEQYMTVYLAIKLEAEIAAEVAVALLRGEKPPAERINGKVNNGTKDVPSILLTPVAVTQENVKSTVLADKFWTAAQLCEGAYASACASAQLIP